Sequence from the Gracilinanus agilis isolate LMUSP501 chromosome 6, AgileGrace, whole genome shotgun sequence genome:
AGTGGAATTTAGGATAATCTATGATCTACTGAACTCTCACAAAAAAACTCCACAGGATAGCTGTGAATGGACATACTCTAGGGGGCTGTGTGAAAAGTCCCACATAAGAACACTTTCACCTCTGATTACCAATGAAGAGAATTCAAGGGAATTCAGTCATCAGAAAACAATCATATTTAAAACACAATGCCTGATTCGGATATGGCAAGAACTGTCTCCTCTAGAGTTAACTGGTCATTCCTTTAAAGGAAAATCTTCAGGGATTCTGCCATTCTAAATCTACTGcctaataattaatttaaaggacttttaattttacattttctgtCAGACTATGTCTTGGCATGTGGGTTATTAAAATATGCAAACAAACATGCCAGTAGGTAAATTATAATCTCTGGAGAATAAAGTACCATGCCCTTTTCACCTATGGTATGAGTTTCACAAAAGAAGTTCAGCAGGTGtccattttctatttgattctctTCTAGACAATTGAAGATAGTCTAAAATGactcaccttccttcttcctaaaGACTTCTTTCTAATCACATTGCTTTATACTGATTTACATGAATTTCAGCTTCAAAAATCATTGGTCTTTGCTGAATGCAAATAGGCACATAGGAAAATTATATTAAGTTTGCACAATTGATCTTTCATCATTTCAAATGGTACCTTTGTACAGTTCCTGTATCGTCTGTCTGAAATACTCCCAGCGTTGAGTGTCATCAAGTGGAGCAGGGTCACCCTGGGGAAACCCATTCTCGGTGATGTAAATTACAGGGTTATTATACGTATCCTAGAACAAGAGAGCAGAAGTTTTATTCTGAACAGATGTAAAAAAAGCTCATAAAATCAGGTGCATTACCCTCTATCTTCTCTTATCTACAACCCCCAAACTAGTTTTCATCAAATCGCACTGACCCTATTAACTTAATTTTCCACGAGCTGACCTTTTATGGCTAACAATGGAAAAGCAAAATTGTGCAAATATCCATGAAGACAGTCAAATGACTCTTACTTTAATGAGAAGACTGAAATATCTTCCCTGCATCAGCATCTGCTTATTGTAACTACTCCTTAACCCCTTGGTGCTGCCAGCAGCTGCATCCCCCCCTAACCCCACGGTAGGGGTTCTGATGACTGACAAGTTGAAATGTTAATTTCAGTGATGTTATGGGCCACCCAGTATAAATGAAAGTACCCAATTCTTGCAATACTTGTAATCACTTTCAGAGCTCACATAGTTATAGCATCCTTGGAGTCATTTCCAGCAGCTCTTTGAATTATGAAAACCTCCATTTGGTCCATAAAATTTGTACTGGTTGACTCCACTCTTATCTATCAATCTAGAAGCATTTCCTAATCACTGGCTATGTGTCAGGTGCTAGATTGTGCCAGCACCAAAGataccaaaaacaaaacattccctgtccttaaggagtttatataaTTTGCcacctccaatttttttttatcatcctctTAACATTAGGTTATAAGAACACGTGGTTCTGATTGAAGCAAATACTTTCAGTTattgttcctatcctttgaactatcaaactaccaaacagGTGTCCACACCACCCTCTCCTTACTCCCCAAAAGAAAACGAAATGGCCATAGGAAGAAATGGTCATGTACACAAGAACTTTTTTTCCAGACACATAAcctgtttttctgtgtttctgttatGTCAactaatatttgacaaaaaaaaataataactttaccACCAGGTGATATGTTGAACcaatagaatttaaactccttgaagaaGGGGACTTGCTTTTGTTTTGGCCCAGTACCTCTCCCACAGGAGTAATTTAATGAATTcttcaccagtgatgtcattggtcctcttcaaaaaacagACAATCAACAATAGTCATTCGTAACCAACTCTTATGTTAGATCTAAATTTTTGATTTTTGGTTTCAAGAATCATAGATCCAATTGAATTCCCTTtattatttaatgatttttagttatttttgccCCCAAAATAGTCAGAAGCCTACTTGTTCTTCTCTACCCAATCTTTTCTCAAGCCAAGTCTTATCTCACATTAATGTGtgaatgtgtacatatatgcaaatGAATATAAATGTGTACATTTACCTTAATGTATTTCAGTAGTTTCCGAAGACCCCATGGCACCACATGGATCCAAGAGTCCTGTTGTGAAACCTGCCAGGATGGATCAGGAAATATCTCAACGTCTATATCCTTGAGacaattcagttctttctctgaattctcatGGTGCTTCGCTAAGCGAGTTGTGTAATACTGTACAGCAAAAAAGTCAGCAGAACCTTtgatcattctcttttcttcttctgtgaacTCAGGGAGTCTTGATGATAGATAACCTTGCTTTTTACTCATGGCAGCAACCTGGGACTTCAGGACAGCAGGATAATCACCATCAATAAATATAGGTTTTGCAAATAAATCTAGGGCCAAGGCCATGGCCCTTTTTGCAGCTTCCTGGTCTGTTACAGATGCAGGATTGGCTGGTGCTATCCAGGGGCTGAAAAATGCTAGGGACACCTGACCATTCTGCTTTTTCCTGAACAAAGAATCATAACTGTGCCAGGCTTTGGCATGAGCTTTGATCATATTATGAGCTGTTTGATAAGCTCCAGTTCCAGGATTAGGGATACCTGGAGGAAATAAACCTTTTTCATAAGCACAAAAAGCAAGGACATTAGGTTCATTTATGGTGATCCACAGTTTGACCCGATCTCCAAAAGTGCCAAAACAAAACTGGGCATATGCATCAAAAACCTCAACAATTGCCCCAGTTTTCCAGCCTCCTTGATCTTCTAAATGTTGGGGCAAATCAAAGTGATACAGAGTTACCATGGGTGTAACACCATTAGCTAACAGGTCATCTATCATCTTGTTGTAATAATCAATTCctagaagaaaaaagacaagaaaaaatagtGATTGTTTTTGAAAGACTAAAGGTGAATAGGGGCAGGGTGGGCAGGTTGGGGTGGTGGTGAAGAGAGCATTTTAAACCTGTCTGAATTAAGTTCTAAGATGATTGCAATTCAAAACAAAGCACTTTCTATTGGGTCTTGTGCCTAATATAGACATTGCTATTCTGagtattttcataatttcctcaCATCTGCAGAGACCTAGCCATAAGCTATATCCTGAAGATTTCTAGTGTAAACTAGGGTGAGGGCAGAATGAGCCAAAGAGAAAGTAATAATTTTTGAGTAGTCATCAGCACAGGACCTGGTTCCCATAAGCCTAAAGTTTGAAGCACTGCACTATGAATTATATTTATCTGAACAGACGGTAAGGCTTGTCTGCCACCTCCCAATAGGATATAaggtctttgagggcaaagacttcCTTTTTGTTGTCTTTATACTAATACTGTCTTCATGgtaccttgcacacagtaggtatttaataaattttgttgaattgaattaaatgatatttttaccTACTTACTCCTTAGAATCATCTGAAGACAAGGAGGACATAAAGGCATCAGGATATGGGGAAATTGGGAAGTGGAAGATGGAAGGTTAAGTTCCCACTCTGCTACTTTAATGTCTTTATGAACTTAATGTCActttgcaaatcacttaatgtctctgaatCTGAATTTGCCAATCTATAAAAGGGAAATATACAAGATGGTCACCAAGACCCATTCCAGCTATAAATCCTGTCTATCTAAAGATATCTATATACCTGGAACACCGTCCTAACCATTCTTCACTTACTATATTCCTATTATTGTTGTTTCATCTtctttcagtagtgtccaactctcaTGACTCCTTTTAGGGGCTTCTCTTAGGAAGAATACTGGAGatgtttgacatttccttctctggctcattttacagatgaggaaactgaggtgaacagagttaaatgacttgctcaaggtcatacaactattaagtttctgaggtcacatttgaactcatgttttccttaCTCCAGATCTGGTGTTCTGTTCACTCTACCACCTAGTTACCCATATTTTATTGCCCAGGTCAGATTGTATCTCCTCTAAAAAGCCTTCCAAAATCCCAGTCAGTAATGATATTTCTGCTAGATCTTATACTTCGTTATTATTCTccaatgtatttattatatatatatttgtttcattGTTATCTGTGCATATAGTATGTTCATCTGCAAAGCTTTACACTATGGAGGACAGGAAAAGAGTCATCTCTGTTTCGAATTTGTCCCTCTTCTCAGGCCATGTCCCCACTGAAAACAAGATTGAATATACATAACAATACACATACTGTTAACCAGCCCATTGAATATAAATCCTAGCagggtccttttcctttgatgAATTGTaggtaaataaaatattcaatggAAGTCAAGTTCTTACTCATAAGTTGTTCCAAGCAACAAGGTATCCGGTGGTCAATAATTTACTTCACAGCATTGAGCATTTTACTTTCAGAGAGTAAAGTTTACTCATCCTGGATTAGAAGAAGAATTGCAGTATGGCCCATGACAGGAAGGAGTTGGGGTTTATGAATTATTCTGCAACTTTTTAAATTCAGTCCTGGAGAAATTCTTTTATATGACTGCAGGCTGAGAAAGAAGCattctgaatttcttttcaaGGCTGCTATGGGTAATATTgataaatatgtagatgactctTGGGCTTTCGATTTCTGTGATATAGAAATAAATTGCCAAAGGCCTTATATCTGGGGGCTAGTACAATTTGGCAACacatatatttttgaataaatgCAGTTTATAAAACAAACATCCTTTTGTTCACATGTCTagaataggggaaaaaaacatcAACAGAGGATATGGTGCTGGACCTCATTTCAGACAATTCAATATTCAATCATTCAGATCAGAGAATGGAAGATTATTCTTTCCTTACAGATTTCCCAGGATAGACTCCCTAATCTCGTTCTGTAGTCTAATGGTCAATAAAATCTCTCTGGCTTTAATTCCAGCCTCTAACTTTTTTTATCCTCTTTGAGCATGAAACAGCAATCTTCTCAAGGGAAATTGGGAGAGGAAAGGTCAGGAGATGCTGAGTAGAGACATCAACCTGGATAtcatggagacaggaagacaagttcaagtcctgctttgACACATGCTAGCCATAACTATGGACAAATCAATAATCTCTCAGAAATGCAAGCAATTCTCTAAAATTAAAGTCATGGAAGA
This genomic interval carries:
- the LOC123251426 gene encoding cytosolic beta-glucosidase-like, with translation MAFSSTLNHEELTFPEGFCWGAATAAYQVEGGWDADGKGPNVWDTFTHQGGDRVFRNQTADVACGSYARWEEDLKCIKQLGLTHYRFSLSWSRLLPDGTTGFINQKGNCFLKIEGIDYYNKMIDDLLANGVTPMVTLYHFDLPQHLEDQGGWKTGAIVEVFDAYAQFCFGTFGDRVKLWITINEPNVLAFCAYEKGLFPPGIPNPGTGAYQTAHNMIKAHAKAWHSYDSLFRKKQNGQVSLAFFSPWIAPANPASVTDQEAAKRAMALALDLFAKPIFIDGDYPAVLKSQVAAMSKKQGYLSSRLPEFTEEEKRMIKGSADFFAVQYYTTRLAKHHENSEKELNCLKDIDVEIFPDPSWQVSQQDSWIHVVPWGLRKLLKYIKDTYNNPVIYITENGFPQGDPAPLDDTQRWEYFRQTIQELYKAIHLDEVSLQGYYVWSLLDNFEWTEGYSSRFGLYCVDFDNPDLPRTPYKSAVEYAKVIQNNGIKGSL